A part of Limihaloglobus sulfuriphilus genomic DNA contains:
- a CDS encoding type II secretion system protein: MNKRKAFTLIELLVVISIIALLMAILMPALAQVRKQARRTVCSTNLHNWGIALNAYSADNNGKLLSSYRPSLYNGPIPGITFLVKQTGYHWTNNLYMGAITPYIPGFDLDKKEFSPAWICPSGALDKTKLFTEWKSHMDQSPEQLQRIWFPTSYAYFARADQWGKYCTEPQELTGRQLSSNKIVMADNIYRWHVDGSWWYNHGKTGGSVHDIRFGKNVVIGEPQIIGNNQLFGDGAVIWKSESEFDPELMDRCDPDVRQTYSSGTTPNLGADTTFW; this comes from the coding sequence ATGAATAAAAGAAAAGCATTTACACTAATCGAACTTCTTGTTGTTATCTCTATCATAGCACTTTTGATGGCGATCCTGATGCCGGCGCTTGCCCAGGTTCGCAAACAAGCCCGCCGTACTGTCTGTTCAACGAATCTGCATAACTGGGGTATCGCCCTCAACGCGTATTCGGCGGATAATAACGGCAAACTTCTAAGCTCGTATCGGCCGTCCTTGTATAATGGACCGATACCGGGGATAACTTTCCTCGTTAAGCAGACCGGCTATCACTGGACAAACAATTTATATATGGGTGCCATCACGCCGTATATCCCCGGTTTTGACCTGGATAAAAAGGAGTTCAGTCCGGCGTGGATTTGTCCCTCTGGTGCTTTGGATAAGACAAAATTGTTCACTGAGTGGAAATCGCACATGGACCAGTCGCCGGAGCAGCTCCAGCGTATCTGGTTCCCGACAAGCTACGCCTATTTCGCCAGAGCCGATCAGTGGGGCAAATACTGCACAGAGCCCCAGGAGCTGACCGGCAGACAACTCTCGAGTAACAAGATTGTCATGGCGGACAATATCTACCGCTGGCACGTGGACGGCTCGTGGTGGTATAACCACGGCAAGACCGGCGGCTCGGTTCATGATATCCGGTTCGGCAAAAATGTTGTCATTGGCGAGCCGCAGATTATAGGTAACAACCAGCTCTTCGGCGACGGGGCGGTTATATGGAAAAGCGAATCCGAGTTTGATCCGGAACTCATGGACAGGTGCGACCCGGACGTTCGACAAACATATTCATCAGGCACAACACCGAACCTGGGTGCGGATACGACGTTCTGGTAA
- a CDS encoding sulfatase family protein, with protein sequence MKTISRRVFLRSTAVSAAAYSFLGSQTSRTLARGKKTTKVSDAAAKLGKDDRRPNVVFVLADDFGYGSLNCTGADPALVRTPNIDRLAREGIKFTQASTNVSLCSPCRYSLMTGEYPWREGGLTYGVVELNAPLLLKTDRRSLANVFQDNGYQTAMIGKWHLGYGTKQTTPETFSKDLNPGPLEVGFDYHFGVPHNHGAMPNVYVENHSVYGIRSDKVSPYSRSFYGVEYWGIDAPQRVDENIEQDLTDKAIDWLRQCDREKPFFMYFAATAIHHPITPSPYMRGMSDCGPYGDFVQDLDHSVGQLFQALEYMGVADNTLFIFAGDNGGDPGPANGPGRRAMAAGFDINAPFKGHKHTIWEGGHRVPFIARWPGFIPQSSSSDAIVSMNDVFATLAELVEGQPPQGDVAPDSFSFLEAMLKPDGASGTGRKSIINGNHGGMLAIRRGSWKYIEGKYPEATPKNRRIPDNITRPQLYNLDNDIKEEKNVIEQFPEIAEKLQLELDAIRAGSSERELMKNKGAAFNLPEFN encoded by the coding sequence ATGAAGACCATCTCACGCAGAGTATTTCTACGTTCGACCGCTGTAAGTGCGGCGGCATATAGTTTTCTTGGTTCCCAAACATCTCGAACTCTGGCCCGGGGCAAAAAAACAACGAAAGTAAGCGATGCCGCGGCTAAACTCGGCAAAGACGACCGGCGGCCAAATGTAGTGTTTGTTTTAGCCGATGATTTTGGATACGGCAGCCTCAACTGCACTGGCGCCGACCCTGCTCTTGTGAGAACGCCGAATATTGACCGGCTTGCCCGAGAGGGGATAAAATTCACACAGGCCAGCACAAATGTATCCCTTTGTTCGCCATGCAGATACAGCCTCATGACCGGCGAGTATCCCTGGCGTGAAGGCGGCCTGACGTACGGTGTGGTAGAGTTAAACGCGCCTCTCCTGCTCAAAACTGACCGCAGGTCGCTGGCCAACGTGTTTCAGGATAACGGCTACCAGACCGCGATGATCGGCAAGTGGCATTTAGGTTACGGAACTAAACAGACTACGCCGGAGACTTTTTCTAAAGACCTAAACCCCGGCCCGCTGGAGGTGGGTTTTGACTATCATTTTGGAGTTCCGCATAACCACGGAGCAATGCCTAATGTATATGTCGAGAATCACAGTGTTTACGGCATCCGCAGCGACAAAGTCTCGCCGTACAGCCGCTCATTCTACGGAGTGGAATACTGGGGGATTGACGCGCCGCAGCGTGTAGATGAAAACATAGAACAGGATTTGACTGACAAGGCGATCGACTGGCTCAGGCAGTGTGATAGAGAAAAGCCGTTCTTTATGTATTTCGCGGCAACGGCAATACACCATCCCATAACCCCCTCGCCGTATATGCGGGGCATGAGTGATTGCGGGCCTTACGGTGATTTTGTTCAGGATCTTGACCATTCAGTCGGCCAGCTCTTCCAGGCGCTTGAGTATATGGGCGTTGCCGATAATACGCTGTTTATTTTTGCCGGCGACAATGGCGGCGATCCCGGCCCTGCCAACGGCCCGGGCAGACGCGCCATGGCGGCAGGGTTTGATATAAACGCACCGTTCAAGGGGCATAAGCATACAATCTGGGAGGGCGGCCACCGTGTGCCCTTTATCGCCAGATGGCCCGGTTTCATACCTCAGTCAAGCAGCTCAGACGCGATTGTGAGCATGAATGATGTGTTCGCGACACTTGCCGAGCTTGTTGAAGGCCAACCGCCGCAGGGCGATGTAGCGCCGGACAGTTTCAGCTTTCTTGAAGCTATGCTAAAACCGGACGGGGCATCGGGCACAGGCAGAAAGTCGATAATAAACGGAAACCACGGCGGCATGTTAGCCATCCGCAGGGGCTCATGGAAGTATATTGAGGGCAAATACCCAGAGGCGACACCGAAAAACCGGCGGATTCCGGATAATATTACCCGGCCGCAGCTATACAACCTTGATAACGACATTAAAGAAGAGAAAAATG